From the Megalops cyprinoides isolate fMegCyp1 chromosome 21, fMegCyp1.pri, whole genome shotgun sequence genome, one window contains:
- the LOC118796540 gene encoding beta-chimaerin isoform X2, with the protein MAASSNSSLSSSSVSSDAEEYQPPVWKSYLYQLQQETPRPKRILCTKEIPSRPKYYGREFHGMISRESAERLLQGAEGAYLIRESQRQPGTHTLAMRFGSQTLNYRLFYDGRHFVGEKRFESIHDLVTDGLITLFIESKAAEYISRMTSSPIYSALLHPPRPLPHPLPGRVTFHQGDQVSSSSSPLKLSALKGQERQWSYDKPHRFKTHTFRGPHWCEYCANFMWGLIAQGLRCSDCGLNVHRQCSQLVPRDCRPDLSRIKRVFSCDLTTLVKAHNTQRPLVVDMCIREIERRGLQSEGLYRVSGFTEHIEDVKLAFDRDGETADLSEEVYPDINIIAGALKLYLRDLPIPVITYELYPSFIQATKMVSSEARLETIHEALLLLPAAHYETLRFLMAHLRRVTAFQKENLMSAENLAVVFGPTLLRPPDQSTLASLSDMRQQRLLVQLLIENEDILF; encoded by the exons ATGCTGAGGAATACCAGCCACCCGTATGGAAGTCCTACC TGtaccagctgcagcaggagacgCCACGACCCAAGAGGATCCTCTGCACAAAAGAG ATCCCCAGCAGACCCAAGTACTACGGCAGAGA GTTCCACGGGATGATCTCTCGGGAGAGCGCTGAGCGGCTgctgcagggggcagagggagcgTACCTCAtcagagagagccagagacagccaggaacacacacactggcaatgag GTTTGGAAGTCAGACTCTGAACTACAGACTGTTCTATGACGGGAGGCACTTTGTTGGCGAGAAGCGCTTTGAGTCCATCCATGACCTGGTGACGGACGGGCTGATTACGCTCTTCATCGAGAGCAAGGCAGCGGAGTACATCTCCAGGATGACCAGCAGCCCCATCTATTCTGCCCTGCtgcaccccccccgccccctcccacacccactgCCCGGCAGGGTCACCTTCCACCAGGGCGACCAG gtctcctcttcttcctccccaCTGAAGCTTTCTGCTCTGAAAGGGCAGGAGAGACAGTGGAGCTACGACAAGCCTCACAGATTCAAG acGCACACCTTCAGAGGCCCGCACTGGTGTGAGTACTGCGCCAACTTCATGTGGGGTCTGATCGCTCAGGGCCTCCGCTGCTCAG ACTGCGGTTTGAACGTGCATAGGCAGTGCTCCCAGCTGGTGCCCCGTGACTGCCGGCCTGACCTGAGCAGGATAAAGAGGGTCTTCAGCTGTGACCTCACCACACTGGTCAAAGCCCACAACACACAGCGGCCACTGGTGGTGGACATGTGTATCCGCGAGATTGAACGCAGAG GTTTGCAGTCAGAGGGGCTGTACAGAGTGTCTGGCTTCACTGAGCACATTGAGGATGTGAAACTGGCCTTCGACAGAG atggagagacagcagaTCTCAGTGAGGAGGTGTACCCAGACATCAACATCATTGCTGGAGCTCTGAAACTGTACCTGAGAGACCTGCCCATTCCGGTCATCACCTACGAGCTGTACCCCTCCTTCATCCAGGCCACAA AGATGGTCAGCTCTGAAGCCAGGCTGGAGACGATCCATgaagccctgctgctgctgccagctgcTCACTACGAGACCCTGCGCTTCCTGATGGCCCACCTGAGGAG GGTGACGGCGTTTCAGAAGGAGAACCTGATGAGCGCAGAGAACCTGGCCGTGGTGTTTGGACCCACGCTGCTGCGGCCGCCGGATCAGAGCACGCTGGCCTCCCTCAGCGACATGCGGCAGCAGAGGCTGCTGGTGCAGCTGCTGATCGAGAATGAGGACATCCTGTTCTAA
- the LOC118796540 gene encoding beta-chimaerin isoform X1 produces MLFSGGCVNLLLPPAAVSRVSLSCALLCGLLCGPAHGGVCLTAVCLLQTHTFRGPHWCEYCANFMWGLIAQGLRCSDCGLNVHRQCSQLVPRDCRPDLSRIKRVFSCDLTTLVKAHNTQRPLVVDMCIREIERRGLQSEGLYRVSGFTEHIEDVKLAFDRDGETADLSEEVYPDINIIAGALKLYLRDLPIPVITYELYPSFIQATKMVSSEARLETIHEALLLLPAAHYETLRFLMAHLRRVTAFQKENLMSAENLAVVFGPTLLRPPDQSTLASLSDMRQQRLLVQLLIENEDILF; encoded by the exons ATGCTGTTTAGTGGAGGCTGTGTGAATCTGCTGTTGCCTCCAGCCGCGGTGAGTCgcgtctctctgtcctgtgctcTCCTTTGTGGGCTTCTGTGTGGTCCTGCTCATGGCGGTGTCtgcctcactgctgtctgtctgctgcagacGCACACCTTCAGAGGCCCGCACTGGTGTGAGTACTGCGCCAACTTCATGTGGGGTCTGATCGCTCAGGGCCTCCGCTGCTCAG ACTGCGGTTTGAACGTGCATAGGCAGTGCTCCCAGCTGGTGCCCCGTGACTGCCGGCCTGACCTGAGCAGGATAAAGAGGGTCTTCAGCTGTGACCTCACCACACTGGTCAAAGCCCACAACACACAGCGGCCACTGGTGGTGGACATGTGTATCCGCGAGATTGAACGCAGAG GTTTGCAGTCAGAGGGGCTGTACAGAGTGTCTGGCTTCACTGAGCACATTGAGGATGTGAAACTGGCCTTCGACAGAG atggagagacagcagaTCTCAGTGAGGAGGTGTACCCAGACATCAACATCATTGCTGGAGCTCTGAAACTGTACCTGAGAGACCTGCCCATTCCGGTCATCACCTACGAGCTGTACCCCTCCTTCATCCAGGCCACAA AGATGGTCAGCTCTGAAGCCAGGCTGGAGACGATCCATgaagccctgctgctgctgccagctgcTCACTACGAGACCCTGCGCTTCCTGATGGCCCACCTGAGGAG GGTGACGGCGTTTCAGAAGGAGAACCTGATGAGCGCAGAGAACCTGGCCGTGGTGTTTGGACCCACGCTGCTGCGGCCGCCGGATCAGAGCACGCTGGCCTCCCTCAGCGACATGCGGCAGCAGAGGCTGCTGGTGCAGCTGCTGATCGAGAATGAGGACATCCTGTTCTAA